TGTGGGCTTATGTGTTGATTTCAACAATCAAAGGGCCAATGTGGCTACCAGAATGCGAGTTTACAATAAAGAGGCTGATATAAAATATGAAATCCGCTTGACTGCATCATTGGATTGTGCAAGGTATCTCATAGCTCAAGGGGAAGCTTTTCGTGGACATGATGAATCTTCCAATTCCACCAACAAAGGCAATTTCAGGGAGTTCTTGGACTAGTATAAGGACAAGAATAAGGATGTGAAAGATGCATTTGATAAGGGGCAAGGCAATGCACTTATGATATGTCTAGATATTCAAAAAGACCTTGCTACATGTTGTGCATTGGAGGTAACCGAAGTCATCAAGGATGAGCTTGGAGATAAGAAATTCTCGATACTTATTGATGAGGCTGGAGATTGCTCAATAAAGGAGGAAATGGCAATAATTTTGAGGTAATGCATATGAATTTCTGTCTTTAACTTGTAGCTTCCCAAACTTGCATAGTCATTGTTCATTTCTATCTTTTAATTTGTATCTTCCCAAATGTGTAGATTTTTAGATGATCACGGAGAACTTCAAGAGAGATTTCTTGCTATTAAGCACATCACAGATTGTACATCTGCCGGAATTAAAGAAGCATTGGTTCATGTGTTGGAGTACCATGGCCTGCCTATTAATAGGCTACGTGGACAGGGTTACGACGGGGCttcaaatacgagaggtgaattcaACGGTTTGCAAAAGCTAATTCGTGATGAGAGTCCATATGCTTTCTTTGTTCACTGCTTTGCCCATCAGTTGCAGTTAGTGGTTGTCACAGTGGCTGAGTGTTGTCCAGTTATTGCTGATTTTTTCAACTACCTTCCCTTGATAGTGACTCAGGTGGGTTCATCTTGCAAAAGGAAGGATGCATTGCTTGCAAAACATCAAGACAACTTGATAGAAATGATGGAAAATTGTAAGATATCATCTAGAACTGGGTTACATCAAGAAACTAACCAAGCTAGACCAGGAGCTACTCGTTGGGGCTCACATCTTGGAACCTTGCTTTGTATGTACACAATGTGGAATGCAGTGGTGGATGTGCTTGCAATTGTGGTTGACGATGCACGGGAACACACTTCTCAAGGTGGAGCTTCAGGTTTGATCATACAGATGGAATGCTTCCAGTTTGTGTTCATCATGCTATTCTTAATAAACTTGTtgagcatcactaatttgctatcACAAGCTTTGCAAAGAAAGAAACAAGATGTTGTTAAAGCCATGCGTTTGATCTTGGATGTGAAAGAAGCTTTGCAAAATATGAGGGACAATGGGTATGAGTCATTATG
Above is a genomic segment from Triticum dicoccoides isolate Atlit2015 ecotype Zavitan unplaced genomic scaffold, WEW_v2.0 scaffold63112, whole genome shotgun sequence containing:
- the LOC119347289 gene encoding zinc finger MYM-type protein 1-like, producing MRVYNKEADIKYEIRLTASLDCARYLIAQGEAFRGHDESSNSTNKDIQKDLATCCALEVTEVIKDELGDKKFSILIDEAGDCSIKEEMAIILRFLDDHGELQERFLAIKHITDCTSAGIKEALVHVLEYHGLPINRLRGQGYDGASNTRGEFNGLQKLIRDESPYAFFVHCFAHQLQLVVVTVAECCPVIADFFNYLPLIVTQVGSSCKRKDALLAKHQDNLIEMMENCKISSRTGLHQETNQARPGATRWGSHLGTLLCMYTMWNAVVDVLAIVVDDAREHTSQGGASGLIIQMECFQFVFIMLFLINLLSITNLLSQALQRKKQDVVKAMRLILDVKEALQNMRDNGYESLCDQANNFCEEHGIEVPNMDDLVGAMGQSVRSKKKVTRHHYFKVSIFNVALDATLTEMNHRFNEVNTELVDCMSCLTPTNNFSMFNVEKLIRLAEIYAEDFTQ